GCGAGGGGCAGATCACGGAAGCTGCACGCTACCTGTTCGGACTCGGCAACGGGTCCGCACTCGATGACGACGCGCCGCCGGACGGCGGCGCGCACCACGACGAGGAATGATGCCGAAGAGGGTACTGGTCACGGGAGGCGCGGGATTCATTGGAAGCCATGTCGCGGAAGCGTACGTGAACGCAGGGGCGCGCGTATGGATCGTGGACGACCTGTCCAGTGGCAAGCCGGCGAACGTACCGGCAGGTGCGAATCTCATTCACCTGGACATCCGCGATGCGAAGCTCGCCGAGGTTTTCAATGAGGCGGGCGGCTTCGACATCATCAGCCATCATGCAGCACAGATCGACGTCCGGGTCTCGGTCAACGATCCCCGCAAGGATGCAGGCATCAACATCGACGGCTTCCTGAATGTCGCCGAATGCGCACTGCGCTACGGCTGCGGCCGCTTCATGTTCGTGTCGTCCGGCGGCGTCGTCTACGGTGAGCCGGAAGTACGACCGACTCCGGAGACCACCGTCAAACGTCCGATGTCGCCCTACGGTGTGACGAAGCTGACTGGCGAGTACTATCTCAACTACTACGCGAACCAGCGCGGCCTCGACTACGCGGCCGTCCGCTACAGCAACGTCTACGGTCCGCGGCAGGACCCGCACGGGGAAGCCGGTGTGGTCGCCATCTTCTGCACGCGCATCGGCAACGGCACTCCGCTTACGGTATTCGGCGATGGCGAGCAGACGCGT
This sequence is a window from Longimicrobiales bacterium. Protein-coding genes within it:
- a CDS encoding NAD-dependent epimerase/dehydratase family protein, whose product is MMPKRVLVTGGAGFIGSHVAEAYVNAGARVWIVDDLSSGKPANVPAGANLIHLDIRDAKLAEVFNEAGGFDIISHHAAQIDVRVSVNDPRKDAGINIDGFLNVAECALRYGCGRFMFVSSGGVVYGEPEVRPTPETTVKRPMSPYGVTKLTGEYYLNYYANQRGLDYAAVRYSNVYGPRQDPHGEAGVVAIFCTRIGNGTPLTVFGDGEQTRDYVYVGDVVAANVLLADADLPAPTVLDARAFNVGTGTETSVNELAGTLMSAAGSVVDVNHAPARPGEVQHSCLDAGKLRSLGWVPAVSLHEGLGRTYNHIMQQEVSA